The following nucleotide sequence is from Cucumis melo cultivar AY chromosome 1, USDA_Cmelo_AY_1.0, whole genome shotgun sequence.
ACCATAGAAAATTTTTGTATTtgttaagaaataaaatttatgtttgagaaACTTAAATAATCTTATTTTGAGTGATCCAAAATAGAAAAGATATTGAATATCAAGTATTGcttgactttaattttttggttaaatcTTATAGATTTGTCAAATATGCTATATCATTTTAGATGTATGCTATAAATGTTCTATGTTATTTAGATTAAGGTGGTAAATCAtgccttatttttaaatataattcttatatttgaaatatttgattgagaCGTTTTCTAATAAGTTTATattttctttatctttaaatatgcttgttatatatatagaaagtAAAGTTGGAATATTTGTTTCCTTAATCGAATTGCATTCTTCTTAACAAAAATTGTgataatatttcttttatttttcaaatatgagaATAAGTATTCAATATTATCTTTAACTTTACTTGTTTATCATGCTTATATCGAATCATATTTGattgttgaatatttaaattattcttATGTGAACTTTGTGAGTCTTACAAATTTATATGTATGacaaagtttatgaaatttatgtttaataattaattacttcTTAAACCCAATGTTGATTTAATGCACCTGAAGTTGCATAAATCAGTTAGGGCTCATTGTTTTTGTCGTGCATCAGTAGTTGCACATATCAAAACATCTTTGCtcttacaataacaatttgagaaagaaagtttgaaacattatattatatattgagcatatgtttttatagaaaaaaatggtaaattttgatcaaataatttaatagcaTTTTATGAAGCgaatgttacaatatttagTAAGATCGAAAATATGTTAATAGAGAAGAAGAGTTTATTTGATTAGAACCATAtgagaattttattttccaaatatgtTTGGAAAAGATACAATAATCTTGTACGTGATGTACATTAAGagtctatttaaaaaaaataaaatcattaacgATGAAAATGAAAGCAATGTATGAAAGCaaattttgataaattatttatatcTCTCGAAGAGatcatagtttttattttaaccttataaatatgatattatttgGATATCACAGATTACTTACAAGCTCTTGAAGAGATGATCATTCTTTTTACCCATTTATGTATGGATGAAATATTTGGATTTCCTTTTAATCTCTTGGAGAGAATAAGAATAGTTGATATTTATGTGTTGTATATAGTACATCTATGCATATTATacttaaaactaaataataCATCTTCAAGATTTGATAGTCTTGAGAGTCTTGAGATACTTTACTATCTTTATAAATCTATCAAAAAGAAGTTTAGTAAATTGGAAAGGTATATGGTGTAATCAATTATCATATCTAGAGAGATTGattataagaataatatatgatatgCATATATTCTATATAATCTTTTGCAGGTAGATATATAGAAAATTTGTCTACTTTTACTTCTCAATTATATTACACACACATTCGTGTAATAGATATATATGCAATAATGAACCTGAAGTTCATTGatccaaatataattttatttgatatgagagtcattttgggtcaataatgaaattaatgtatGATTGGAAATATATATTGACATCCATTGAAGAACTAGAAGATTCTTTTATGTAATAAATTGTCAAGGGTCTCTTGTTCTCAAGAGGCTAATTATCAAACTCTCACTAgcgaaaattgaaattgaaactctCATGCTTTTGGAAGAAATTCATGGTTTATTAATTCTTGTTGGCGCATCCTATTGATGGTCATAGATatacttattattttgatttaagaatgCTAGTAAGTTTGCATCCCAAACATTTTATAATTGATTGAGATAAGTGAATGAACGTCTTGTAGCTTATGTTTGTATGAGATCATAATTAAGATGATGGAATAATTAAACTCTTGATGGATGATATATTTACTATGCAATTTTCTAGTTCTCAttaatgagacaaattttccaacattaggggggagaaattaagaaaaCGTCGGAAAAGTAAATTGAATGAAATGCATAAGTATTGTCTCATTTTGATCATCATACACACTtcaaactagaagttcaaaagatatctcatttgaaataaaatgATTTCAAATCAAATGTAGATGTATTTACAAAACATTTATAATTGTAAGAAAGTGACTGGGTTAGAGTGATTACAAAGATACCATATAAGAATGATATCCTACTGCAACAAGTTGTCAATACAACACGTTTGAAGCGTGATAGGCAAATGTGAGTTCCAAAGAGAAAGATCcttaaagaagaaatagtcaATTAATGCTCAGTTAAGAATATGGATATTCTAGAAAAAATCATGAATATGAGTACTCATAAGAATCTTAAAGTAAATACGAATAGTAAAGAGATCTCGATAAAATTATATGCCATGACAGGAAATGGAATCATACTTAAATaacttgacaacatttttgcatacaatgttgctcacgatattatttatgaaaataagtaaTATATACTTAGACATATTGAACAATGTCATGATCGACAACACATAAATGATTGACTTATGTGAAaagaaacaatccaatcaaaataaacttataTTTCAAATCGTGAGAACTAGTTAGACATTTAGAGAATGTTGAACATGCAGAATACAAAGTAAAGTATttgtaagaaaaacaaatagaaagtggGACAAGTTCCATAATAATTATCACAAAGAACTGGTATTCCATATGAGAGATACATATTCTCCTACGGTGAACACATGTCACCTTATCGATTCACCGCACCATGCAACCAACCCAACACGATAGAACTTTAGACTTAAACATTTCTCTTCGCGTTGCCTTTTCTCCTCTCGCATCCTTCCTCATAGGATGTATCATGCTTATACTTATCCGAAATAACTTTCTAGCAAGGTTCCTCTTTAAAATGACTCCCTTTCTCCATATTAGGGCCTCACAACAAGTCAACCGAACTAAATTCAAAAGTCGTAGGCAAACTCACaatatgatgtagcctccctttATGTTTTTGAGaaatttgttttataaaatgtgAGAGAGGAGGAAAAGCATTGAATACATTATTAAAGAAAACATTGAAGACTCtcaattgcaaagaaagctTAGATTGCAAAGAGTACGAGAAGGCTTGGTCGGGGATTCAACTAATGGATCTCCCATATAtacattttaaacttttttagcTTTGACAAACTTGCATATGAAAAGTGAAAAATGTCACACCCAAGGTCAACGACATTAAAAGGAAAGCCATAAACTAAGCTAAGTACAAGATATAAAGATAAGGTGATTTTTTAAGGTGTTTGGGCATGCGCCTGACAAACAACACTCTAGACAAGCATGCTCATGACACTTACGCTAGCGCAAAGCCTATGATTTGAAACCCCAAGAGCGCTACGGAGCCGTAGGAGAGTGTTGCATTGCTTTACCTCAATGAAAACCCTCTGGTAAATGCAGGGAGCAAGCACCCGCGACGCTTACCTACTTATGCTTGAGGTAAGCTATGTATTATTGATATGGATTCTTGTTAACCTCTTTGTTACATTGAAAGCATCCTTTGTTGGCCAAAAGTATCATTTGCTTATTTACCTGTCAATACATCGAGACAAACCATTAGATACTCAGAATTTGCATGATTTAGGTAGAGAAAGATAACTCTTTTGAGAAGTTATCAGTAATAGAAAGTCTAATTTGTTATAGTGAGTATATTTTGGAATCAATGCACTCTCCAACAAATTACTAAAAAAGCTTTGTCACCGCACTCAAAGAAAGTCATATGCTACAAACACAAAATTCTTCTTAAGGTTTCAATGAACAAACAAAGAGAACAACATTTGTGACAACCCTAGCAAAGGAAGCTTCTCAGAGCAAATGAAGAAATATCCTAACAATGATTTGAAAATGCTCGAGAAAAGGAAAACATGCCGATAAATAAAATCTATGGGACaaccaaattttttaaaagaaatattctACGAGAGAACTACAATAAATATGACATCAGCTAAGATGTGATCACTCTAAAACAATTTATGGTACAACCACAACAACAGTCCAAGAGACAAATTAGGAAactaaaacaaatatatttatctACTATCAAGAAACTAACAATTTGGATTTTTAATCAAATTAGTCGAATCAATTAGGGCAATTTTATGTAGTCGGCCACACTAGATGAGTTATGGTCTATGTGATGTTTATAAAGTTGAAttacaaatttcaaatttggtGCACACATAAATCATAAATGAAATGTTGACGTTCTGTGTAgtatttattagataaataatttAGTTAAGTAGTCATTATGTGATAGATAGTCAAACAAGAACAAAGAAGGTTAGACAAAGTCGAATGGGCCAGGTTAACACTACTAGAAAACTGgaaatacttgacagttttttattttttatttttaaatacttgATAGATTAAAAGCGTCAAGATTAGATTTAATTACTTAAcatttttaaatgtcaaataatatatattttctccatattctaaaaaaaacttttccctctttttttctcCAAAGTTCCCTTTTGTTCCCCAATTTCTAATAAAAAACTTTTCCCTATTTTTTcccaaattttcttttgttcccaatttctaaaagaaaaaccCTATCATTTTTCCCCCAAACCTTTCCTCTTCCCCCATTTTCTCCAATTCGCACGCTCCCCTTCTTGGCCATGATTGCGCGAACGATCCCTTCAGACGGCCGGTCATCGAACGATCTCACACCACGAATGATCTTCCTTACTTGTTTTTACTCCCTAAATGGCATCCTCCACGAGCCTTTCTAGGTCCCAAAGACCTTCTACCATCTTTCCATTCTGCTCACGGAAGTCTCTGGGGTTGTCGTCGGCCTCCAGGCCGAACGGACGACCTACAACTCCTTCTTCAACAGCGTCTTCGAGACCTCCGTCGAAGGTTTCGGTTTCTCCGATGACAACTGCTAGTTGTAACTTGAGCCCTTCCACTCCTCAACTTGACCGTTTTGATGTCATGAAGGCTAAAGAAAATGTGACGGTCACGGTTAGGTTTAGACTTTTGAGGTattatttgctttttttttttactcgaTTCTTTGAAGAAATGGTGGACCGATTTTGGCGGAGGCTGATAAGTTTCTCGTCTTCGAGCTAGTGATGGTACTTGGAAgcttattctatttattttctcttcttgTTTTTGATTTGGACCAGTGTTAGAGAGCTTAATAAAGGAGACGAGATAGCTTGGTATGCGGACAGAGAATATACAGTGAGGAACGAATTCAACTCATCCATTGCTTATGGATTTGGTTCGTTTGAACTCCTTTTCAATTTTTGGTCACACTTTGCTTGAATTGGTTACCATCAAGTTGTTCTGGATCTTGAATTCATTTTTATCTTGCGTAGTCAACTGTTGTCTccataactttttcttttttagccAAAAAGTTGCAAGtaccttttctttttgaattgcATTGTGATTTAAGCTTTCGAAAAGTTGTTCTAGAACTTTTTGAGTATTCTATCatttttttgacataattgtGTTATTTAGTGGCTGCTTAATTGTTCCTCGGACCCGTGTATCAATGAATTTGCTATTCTTCTTTCAAATGGGTATTTTTTGCATGTTTCAGATAGGGTTTTTGGTCCAGCGACAACGACTTGTCATGTATACGATGTTGCTGGTCATTAAGTTGTTGTAGGTGCAATGAACGGAATCAACGGTAACCTtttgataaaaaagaaaaatttatatAACAGAAGTAATAAGCTGCATGCTCATAGCATACCGATGTAGGCTTTCAACACGGTATTGGAACAGTTGATATTTACTATTTACCGGAAACAAGCAAATTTAGTTCCTCTGGTTATTTTCGTCGCTCAGTTGCATGCTGGACTATATCATCGAGACTCTTTACTTGGTAGGTGTAGGATATTTTGTTTGTTATTACACGAAGTAAAAGATTGGCTTTCATTATCATTGCTTTCCCATTTATTGATGCTTATCAGAACTGGCATTCATATGGCTTAACGGGCTACACATATGACTAAAAAATGAACATTGGCTTTTCCCTATATGGTCAAgattatttttttcttgtaaAGTTGTGTATATATTTGCAGCCCTGATCTAATTTACAGTGTAAAGTTTTATTCTGATATGCTATTGCTTTCTAATCTTTTATGTTTGtgtgtttttcttcttttgaagaCTACATTTTAGGACGCCTGCTGAAGCAATAAGTATTGAAGAATACTTGCAATAGGTATCTTTTATACATTTTTTCCTAATTTTGCAGTCTTGCAGATTAATTTTACTCAAGAAGCTACTGAGTTTTATGAAATGTTGGCTGAAATATCTTTTTCATACCTTTTTCCTAATTAATGTTGTTACTAATTTGTTTATTCATTCATGTCTTATGATGTTACTCTTATCCAAAAAATATAGCTTATGTTGTTTGATGTAGCGGCTTTCTGGGCTTTTAAGTGTTTTAGCGTTTGTTATATTTACTTGCTTTTACAGCCCTGTCTGttagttttgtttgttttcaatTAGTTGTTTTTCGTTGTTTGGTTTGTTAGCTTTAGCTGGTGTTTGGCTTTCCTAGGTAATCGGTACCTTAGTTGTTTTTTTTAGTATCATCAATGATACTTTCTAGGTAGTAACTATGACATCCCATGTGTTCTCTCTTATTCTTTTGATAGCTATGTGAGCAACCATCGACTAATTCTTAAAGTATGTTGTAAGCGTCCAATACTTCATAGAGATCCTACATTTTGTGTCTATTTCAAGGACATAATTCTAGTGTCAAAGGTCTTATACTTAAAAGTTAGAGTTCTTAGTTTTAATGTTGTTCTCATTTTGTTTGTAGATTTCAAGGAGTTGATGATAACAATCGTGAGACTTTGAGTTTGGAGTTATCTAAGAGTGTGGGGCTTGGAGGAGGGTGATGTCTTTGTTTCTTATTATTACATATACTTTGTGTTTTATGATTAAGAATGATGATCATAACTTGTTTTGTAATATGAATAAGAACGATGTTCATAAGTTGTAAGTATGTAATGACCAACTATATGCATATTCAAGGATATATATGCAATTTGTTAGTTCTTTTGATTGAAAGTTTGAgttgattcaattttttaattgaTGTGTATGGACTTCAAAACATGTGAAtataagatatatggatattttaaaatatataattttttatttgaacaagtacttgatacctataaactgtcaagtataatttcacttGACATGTAAAACCTATCAAAAATAAAACTCCATTATTCTCGATACTGGATTAGTTGAcgcataaaaactgtcaagtataattatatacttgacgttttttcaatgtcaagtataatttacttgacacttagaaactgtcaagtaaacctcCCTTATTCTTGATACTAGATTAGTCGACACATTGAAAAGCGTTAAGTAAACAAATACTTGACAgttaaaaagcgtcaagtaaactcagttttgtagtagtgtaaGATTAATGGAGGATGCACATGGAAAATATGTAGCTTGATTAAGTTAGGGTTAAAGAGCTAAATAGAGAAGGTTAGACAAAGCCGAACGGGTTTGGTCAAAATTAATGGAGGATgcatatgaaaaatatatagctTGATTAAGTTAGGGTTATGGAGTTAAACATGACTTTATGTCTCATTATTTAAATTTGACCTAAATTTATCTATAGTACATATTACATAGAGAGCACAACTTAAACTTAGCTAGACACCctaaataaattagaaaaaatattaCATACATATTTAtaagggaaattttcataattataacaaatcggtaaaatatttacggtttatgtgacaaagcccatgaagttaaccattttttaatcgtctttcttctcctcttcgtctacgatttgattttttttcttttcatcatctttattcttttcctctttttttttccaaactgttatttggttcaagatcatgtatcaaatataaaggatctaatttttccaaacttttatttgattgttcaagatcgtgtactaaatataaaaaaacttaaaaaaaatcgttgtaaaagatcgtgtacaaaaaaataaatgatcgtgtagacaaatctaaacaatcgtgtaccgaataatcttgagaaaataaacgatcgtgtaccaaaagaaacttgaaaaaaatcgtttagccaaatttaaacgatcgtgtaccaaatcttgaaaagaaaatcgtttagatttgcataccaaaatctaaacgattgtgtaaccaaatctaaacaatttagtagaagaaatctaggctttaatgtcggttgggaaaaataaaaaatgagcattaatgtcggttttgaaaagggggatgtttaatgtcggttttccaccgacattaaagagtaagctttaatgtcggttttaaaccggcattaaaggtccgccattttgaaaaccgacattaaaggtccatttaaattttaattttaataattttattttgtaaaaaataacaagctttaatgttggttttaaacgG
It contains:
- the LOC103490113 gene encoding kinesin-like protein KIN-7C, mitochondrial: MASSTSLSRSQRPSTIFPFCSRKSLGLSSASRPNGRPTTPSSTASSRPPSKVSVSPMTTASCNLSPSTPQLDRFDVMKAKENVTVTVRFRLLSVRELNKGDEIAWYADREYTVRNEFNSSIAYGFDYILGRLLKQ